In Acidaminococcus fermentans DSM 20731, one genomic interval encodes:
- a CDS encoding ParB/RepB/Spo0J family partition protein, with product MAGKKGGLGMTGLDKMFGGRKPKGAPAARTAVEEKQAGEAVGEVTVKNLKPNPYQPRKTFDPEALRELEESIRQSGVIQPLIVRKKGRQYEIVAGERRWRAAKAAGLTKVPVVVRDYDEDAMMEVALVENMQRSDLDPMEEARGIQQLMETLGLTQEEAARKLGKSRAAVANALRLLKLPAEVAELVSAGKLSPGQVRPLLGLDTPEKINELARKAAEGGWSARIVEEVAKAEKAGKPWHLYLKTEEELLPPEKTPGKKERKAPSSQNGTKAQDPDTRAFQEKLIQYLGTRVKIEPSQKDQGGRILIEYYGPEDLERLYELLQGPVRSGNRKKTGLFTV from the coding sequence GTGGCCGGTAAGAAAGGCGGTCTGGGCATGACGGGCCTGGACAAGATGTTCGGCGGGCGGAAGCCCAAGGGAGCTCCTGCGGCCAGAACGGCGGTGGAAGAGAAACAGGCCGGAGAAGCGGTAGGGGAAGTGACGGTGAAGAACCTGAAGCCCAATCCCTACCAGCCCCGGAAGACCTTTGACCCTGAGGCCCTCCGGGAACTGGAGGAAAGCATCCGCCAGAGCGGGGTGATCCAGCCCCTGATCGTCCGGAAGAAAGGGCGGCAGTACGAAATCGTGGCCGGGGAACGGCGTTGGCGGGCGGCCAAAGCCGCCGGACTCACCAAGGTGCCGGTGGTGGTCCGGGACTACGATGAAGATGCCATGATGGAAGTGGCCCTGGTGGAAAACATGCAGCGCAGCGACCTGGATCCCATGGAAGAGGCCCGGGGCATCCAGCAGCTGATGGAGACCCTGGGGCTGACCCAGGAAGAAGCGGCCCGGAAGCTGGGGAAAAGCCGCGCGGCGGTGGCCAATGCCCTGCGGCTGCTGAAATTGCCCGCTGAAGTGGCAGAACTGGTTTCCGCAGGGAAACTGTCTCCCGGCCAGGTACGGCCCCTCCTGGGGCTGGATACGCCGGAGAAAATCAATGAACTGGCCCGGAAGGCGGCGGAAGGGGGCTGGTCTGCCCGGATCGTGGAAGAAGTGGCCAAGGCGGAAAAAGCAGGGAAACCCTGGCATCTTTACCTGAAGACGGAAGAAGAACTGCTTCCTCCGGAAAAAACGCCAGGAAAGAAAGAACGGAAAGCCCCGTCTTCCCAGAACGGAACGAAGGCCCAGGATCCGGATACCCGGGCCTTCCAGGAAAAGCTGATCCAGTACCTGGGGACCCGGGTGAAGATCGAGCCTTCCCAAAAGGACCAGGGGGGCCGGATCCTCATCGAATATTATGGACCGGAAGATCTGGAACGGCTCTATGAACTGCTCCAGGGGCCGGTCCGGTCCGGGAACCGGAAAAAAACCGGGCTGTTCACTGTGTGA
- a CDS encoding ParA family protein: MTRIIAVANQKGGVGKTTTSISLAACLAEGRKKTLLVDLDAQGNATSGLGIDKSSLERCLYDVLINHTELEEIIQPTAWKDLWVAPATMNLAGAEIDLIEKKNPPNALKKHLYKIKDNYDFVIIDCPPSLSLLTVNALTAADSVLIPIQCEFYALEGVTQLLATVDRIRQSTNPDLTIEGIVMTMTDSRTNLSNDVVAQVKEHFPELLFKTMIPRSVRLGEAPSYGQPITVYDPHGKAAEAYRALAREVKRRGR, translated from the coding sequence ATGACCCGAATCATTGCCGTGGCCAACCAGAAGGGCGGGGTGGGGAAGACCACCACCAGCATCAGTCTGGCGGCCTGTCTGGCGGAAGGACGGAAAAAGACACTGCTGGTGGATCTGGACGCCCAGGGGAACGCCACCAGCGGTCTGGGTATCGATAAAAGCAGCCTGGAACGCTGTCTGTATGATGTGCTGATCAACCATACGGAACTGGAGGAGATCATCCAGCCCACTGCCTGGAAGGATCTGTGGGTGGCTCCTGCCACCATGAACCTGGCCGGCGCGGAAATCGATCTGATCGAGAAAAAGAATCCCCCCAATGCCCTGAAAAAACATCTGTACAAAATAAAGGACAATTACGACTTTGTAATCATCGACTGTCCCCCTTCTCTCAGCCTGCTGACCGTCAATGCCCTGACGGCGGCGGACAGCGTGCTGATCCCCATCCAGTGTGAATTCTATGCCCTGGAGGGCGTGACCCAGCTGCTGGCCACCGTGGACCGGATCCGTCAGTCCACCAACCCGGATCTGACCATTGAAGGCATCGTCATGACCATGACGGACAGCCGGACCAACCTGTCCAACGATGTGGTGGCCCAGGTGAAGGAACATTTCCCTGAGCTGCTGTTCAAGACCATGATTCCCCGTTCTGTGCGGCTGGGGGAAGCCCCCAGCTATGGACAGCCCATTACCGTGTACGATCCTCACGGGAAAGCGGCGGAAGCCTACAGAGCACTGGCAAGGGAGGTGAAGCGCCGTGGCCGGTAA